From the genome of Bacteroidota bacterium:
TGGGATTAGTCTGTTTTTCGTCTATAAAAATATGATTATTGGCCGTTAAAATGACACATTATAATAGATTTGATCATAAAAACACATTACAAAATAACATGGCGGTTATAACTGTAATACAACTTCTTAAAGTTGGGAAAAAAAAGATTTCATATAGATGTGGGATTTCGTTTCCCGAGATTCACACCTGTGTTGAAGGATTTTTCTCACCCTCAACGGACTACAGTATACCCATGTAGTGGGAGTTATAAACATAAGGATTACAGTAATTTACCGTAAGAGCTCCTCTGATTTCACTAATACATGAAACTACGCCCCGGATGGAAGCGTTACCCTGCAGGAGTTAAAGCCATTGAACAAAATTTTGCCGTGGCTCTGACCACAGGAAGAGACCACGGCAAAATTTATTGTGAAAGGCTTTAACGACGAAGCGTAATAGCGGACAGCCGGATCAGGCGCATAATAATACCAAATAAACACCTAACACAAACATTATTCAGAAGTCTTAATGTCTTTAAGTCGCAATTGGAGCGATTTCATTCCCTGCCACTCATTTTCCTCTATAACATAAACTGCATCGAACTGGCCATTATTCTCTACTATCTTAATCTTCTCGCCCAAACCAAAGCCTATTGAATTAAATGTTCTGTTATCGCCGGCATGAATAATATTGAGTTTAATATGGCTGCCATCCTCCCCTACTTTCTTACCATAACCATTATCGCTCAATCCCTTTGACATAAAAACCGGGTGCATATTTCCGGGGCCGAAAGGGGCAAATTGTTTAAGGACGGAGTAAAACTTATTATCGATTTGACTCAAAACTATCTCGCTCGATATTACTGTATCCGGAACCAAACAGTCTTCGCTTATGGTTTCCCTGACTACATCTTCGAACTTCTGCTTGAATTTTGAATAATTTTCATCCAACACAGTTAGCCCGGCGGCGTATTTATGCCCACCAAACTGATCGATATAATCGCTACATGCATTTAAGGCTTCATAAACATCGAATCCTTTTACCGATCTAACCGATCCGGACAGTTTATTGCCACTTTTGGTGAAAACTACGGTAGGCCTGTAATACGTTTCTATAAGACGGGAGGCTACAATGCCGATAACCCCTTTATGCCAGTTTTCATCATAAACAACGGTAGAGAAACCTTCTTTTTCATTTTTTTCATCAATTTGTTTTAAGGCTTCGATCGTTATATTTTTATCGGTCTCCTTTCTGCTATCGTTATATTCGTTTATTTTCCAGCTTTGTGTTCTTGCCTGTTCCAAATCGGGCTGAATCATTAAACGAACTGCATACTTTCCGTGTTTCATCCTCCCTGCCGCATTTATTCGCGGTGCAATTTTAAAAACCACATCGGTAATTGAGAACTCTTTATTATTATAAAGTTCCATAATGGCCTTAAATCCGGGTCGTGGAGAAGAATTTAGCTTCTTTAATCCATGATGTGCCAAAATCCTGTTCTCGCCCGTAATATGAACAATATCGGCTCCTATACTAACAGCCACTAAATCGAGATATTCAATAAGCTCTGAACTGTCAATATTGTTTTGTTGTGCGAAAGCCTGAATTAATTTGAAACCTACCCCACAACCGCTTAACTCCTTATAGGGATAATTATCATCCACTCTTTTG
Proteins encoded in this window:
- the recJ gene encoding single-stranded-DNA-specific exonuclease RecJ, with the protein product MNWKILPNPDEAVVTKLRKEVYDHEIISKLLAQRGIEDFDSAKEFFRPDLNKLHDPFLMKDMEQAVSRIERAISEGQKILIYGDYDVDGTTAVSMMYSFIKKHHSDVDVYIPDRYTEGYGVSFQGIDYAEDNDCSLIIALDCGIKAVDKVEYANQKKIDFIICDHHTPGDEIPEAVAVLDPKRVDDNYPYKELSGCGVGFKLIQAFAQQNNIDSSELIEYLDLVAVSIGADIVHITGENRILAHHGLKKLNSSPRPGFKAIMELYNNKEFSITDVVFKIAPRINAAGRMKHGKYAVRLMIQPDLEQARTQSWKINEYNDSRKETDKNITIEALKQIDEKNEKEGFSTVVYDENWHKGVIGIVASRLIETYYRPTVVFTKSGNKLSGSVRSVKGFDVYEALNACSDYIDQFGGHKYAAGLTVLDENYSKFKQKFEDVVRETISEDCLVPDTVISSEIVLSQIDNKFYSVLKQFAPFGPGNMHPVFMSKGLSDNGYGKKVGEDGSHIKLNIIHAGDNRTFNSIGFGLGEKIKIVENNGQFDAVYVIEENEWQGMKSLQLRLKDIKTSE